TTCGGTATCCTCAGCCATTGTCCGCACAGGTTCTTTCCTTTTTAGGTGAGGGGGTAGATGAGAGAGTTTCAACTCTTCTCCTTGCAGCAAGTTGACGGCGTACTCGATAGCGTTAGCCAGCTCCCGGACGTTCCCGGGCCAGTGGTAAGCCTCGAGAACACCGTAAATCGCGGGCTCCATACTCTCTACATTTTTTCCCACCTTTCGGGAGATTGTCTCTATGTAATGGTTAGTGAGCAACCTGACATCGCCCTTGCGGTCCCTGAGAGGCGGAATGGTTATGGCTACAACATTCAACCGATAAAACAGGTCTTCTCTGAATCTGCCTTTCGACACTTCATCATAGAGGCTTCTGTTCGTGGCAGCTATGATTCTCACATTAACAGGGATCATCTTGTTGTCGCCAACACGCACAATTGCCTTCCCTTCGAGAACCCTGAGAAGGTTCACCTGCATCTCTAATGGCATGTCGCCAATTTCATCAAGAAAGATGGAGCCCCCATTGGCCAATTCGAGTTTGCCGAGGCGGCCGCCTTTTTTTGCACCTGTGAAAGCCCCTTCGACATAGCCGAAGAGCTCACTCTGAATAAGCTCTGCCGGTATGGCTCCGCAATTCACCGACACGAAAGGGCCGTCTCTTCGGTCACTTGCGTTATGAATCGCCTGTGCGAAAAGCTCCTTTCCAGTTCCGCTTTCGCCAAGAATAAGGACAGTGGACGGGCTCTTGGCGACCTTCTTTGCCTTTTCCAGGGTGTCCCGCATGGTCAGGCTCTCGCCGATGATGTCCTTGAACATGAATCTTGAGTCGCTCTCATGTCTGGCGCCTGGTTGGGACGAAGCCTGTCTCACCTTTGTGAAAGTAAAGACCGCTCCCAGTTTTGAACCATCCTCACTAATTATGGAATTTGCCGACCCGACGCAGCGTACGTACGTCCTTTGCGATTTTAGCAACAACTCTTCCTCTGAGTACTCTCTGCTGCCATGCAGAAAATCATTCAGCTTTCTATCCATCCTGAGGACATCATCGATCGATCTGCCGACTAAATCCCTCGGGTGCAACATCAGGAGTCTGGCAGCCGGAGCATTGATCCCCGTGATCAGGCCCTTGTTGTCAATGGTAATCAGTCCCTCTGATACTGAGTTGAAAATAGTCGCGAGATGCTTGCTCACGCTCACGTAATACTTGTGGGACTGCTCCAGTTGTAACCGCTCTTCTATTGCCCGCACCGCGGCGACCGTGATTCCAAGGCTGTGAAAATGGGCCTTCTCTCGAGGGCCGGACATGTCCAGGCATCCGACGACGCCTCCTTGGGGGTCCCTTATGGGAGCC
The sequence above is a segment of the Desulfomonile tiedjei DSM 6799 genome. Coding sequences within it:
- a CDS encoding sigma-54-dependent Fis family transcriptional regulator yields the protein MYKLVRVEDQFRVIERSASADAAAINHVSEPVLQESLSQLWSPCTQMERQFWNDFVRKGSVETPPVRRAILESWERCKNAGVEFDEGKCRDFISDRDLEERKGLLREISEPIMETLHQCVRGSGFVIVLVDTDGYILASLGDLVSIRQAEKLNFGPGANWSEHSVGTNAIGTALTIGCPIEVTGAEHYCETHHLWTCAAAPIRDPQGGVVGCLDMSGPREKAHFHSLGITVAAVRAIEERLQLEQSHKYYVSVSKHLATIFNSVSEGLITIDNKGLITGINAPAARLLMLHPRDLVGRSIDDVLRMDRKLNDFLHGSREYSEEELLLKSQRTYVRCVGSANSIISEDGSKLGAVFTFTKVRQASSQPGARHESDSRFMFKDIIGESLTMRDTLEKAKKVAKSPSTVLILGESGTGKELFAQAIHNASDRRDGPFVSVNCGAIPAELIQSELFGYVEGAFTGAKKGGRLGKLELANGGSIFLDEIGDMPLEMQVNLLRVLEGKAIVRVGDNKMIPVNVRIIAATNRSLYDEVSKGRFREDLFYRLNVVAITIPPLRDRKGDVRLLTNHYIETISRKVGKNVESMEPAIYGVLEAYHWPGNVRELANAIEYAVNLLQGEELKLSHLPPHLKRKEPVRTMAEDTEIMPLALVEKKAIEDALIHFGGNITKVSNALGIGRNTLYDKMKKYGIRSLGSPHSETVSPEITE